The genomic window GTATTGAAGGGCATAATCCTAGTGGGCATTGCTTAGTTGCATCTAAATTGGTAGATTCTATACCACCTACCTCTGTTGCTGATGATAAGGATTTGAATCCAGCAAAGAAGCTAGCTATTGATAAAAGTCAACCAATTGATATTACTTCTAAAAAGACAGAGTTGCCCATGGTATTTACTCTACTTGTTTCTTAGTCATTGGCTCtgttataaaattatattatgcACTAGGTTCCATTTTTGGTATTTTGGTAAAATTTTATAGATTTTTACTATAGTTTCTTTTTTAACAATGACAAATTACTAACATCTTAATTAGCCATGCCAAAGTATGGTTATAAGGCAGTCATGTGAAGCAAAACCTTGTAGCTGTTTATTTACTTGCATTTTGACGCATATTATAGATTTTAAAAGATCTcatcttctttttaaaaataattttgtgataatatgaagAATATTTCTGTTAATAATTTGTATTATACACATGATCTTGGTGCTTAACAGATTATTGCAGCAGGCCCTTTTACAACAATAGACAATTTATTTTTTGAGCCCCTTGTAGAATTTAGTGGCGAGATACCGAATTCTTTAGGAGGCCTCAAGAACCTGAATTATTTGTAAGTTACTTATATTACAGATTCTAACTGTTCAAAGTATTGTGTTTGATACTTCTTTCTATTCGGACTTATGAAATTTGGTTTCTTACTCCATTTAATGTGTTCTTGTTGGTGCTAGGCAGTTGAATAATAACAGGCTTCAGGACTGTGTCCTCAGTCTTTAAGCAACATAGAAGGTTTAACACTTGTGTAGGTCTTTGTAACCTTGGCATTAATGTTATCTTTTCCTTATAAAACTAATGATTTCTAGGTATAAAATTGAATACTAACTGTgatgaattgaaaaatatatGTAGAGACCTCTCCTACAATAATCTGAGTGGTTCCTTGCCAAGAATACCAGCAAGAACATTAAAGTAAGATCATTTAGCGTTTCTAGTTAAATGTTGACTTTAGCTCTTTTATTGATGCATGAATAGATAAATGATATTAGCTTATACCTTTCAGTTTAGTGCTTCAAACAAATCAAGAGCTTGATCATGATGAAAAGCTAAGTTTCTGACATCAGATGGGTTCACCTGTGGCCAATTCTCCACCTAGTAGGTTTCTAAGCTATTGAATATCCTTAATGATGTTGGTATCTCTAGCTACCACCGCTTTGATTTACACtattgattgttattattattacctTTATTATTTAAGCTTTTTGTACTTATTATTTTCGACTCCTCTGTTTCGGACTCACTCATCACTATCATTGTTGATTACTAGTGTCTGTGTGTGCTTAATTAACAGATAGGGTGATAGTCGTCTACAGAGATCAGAGGATCATTGGTGCAAACTGCAAAGTGATAGATGGCGAGGTCATTTAAAAAGTGCATGATGCTTTGTTGTACCGGCAAGATTTCCTCGGTATGCTACTTAATTATTATTACTCTTAAAATCTTGAACACGTTCTATTTTTCAGCTTCCAAAATCATACTATCATATCATATATTAGCTTCTGCATAATATATACTAGTTGATTGAAACAATAGTCCTTCTTGTGCTTAATAATGCTCTTATAGTACAATACAACTAACTAGGGTAGATTTCAACTAGTTTGCCTCTATATGTATATATGCCTAATTTACAATACTAATTGAACCTCTAAATTAAACCCACTATTGATATAATAAAGTTCAATTATTATTAAACTAAATATGTAATTATTTATGTTAGTCAGTCCCAACATTAAACTAAGTATGCAAACCTAGCATTCTACGTGTGCAtgcaatttaaattattttgtattattcAATATATAGTAGGATTTTCTTTCAATTTATCATTTTATTAATATTCACATGGAAAGGTTAGCTAATTGCTGTAATCAAGTTTCTAATTTCTCAAGATATCCACAAGGAAAATGACAGGTTAGGAAGATTAGAATATGCAATTCTGCTACGCATACTTATTATATGGTATATACTTCTGATTTTATGTTTACATACCAATACCATCAGGTTATTGATTTCACTTTACACATTTTGACGTATTAACTTGGTTCTAATCTAACTTTAGGTTGATATATGGGAGCAAAGGATAGTGTTTGGATCTCGGGCAAAGAACCTTAAAGATCTAATGCTTGCAGAAGAAGCACCTACACCATTGCAATTCAGCAAAAAGAGATCACGCTCTGgttctttaaaaattgttaaaaggGATTCTTGCTCCATCAAATTGGTAAGACTAAGCTCCACTCCTGCCTCTTCCAATTTTAAACTTAAATCATTCTATTGGTGATACGTCCCTCAAATTGGGTTGCAATATGCCTTAAATATCTCATCGTCATGATATTGTATTGAAGCCAGAAATTGTCCATAGGAGGTCCAGCAGAAAAAATAGTATCTGCATTTCATTCGGTGCTCACTGAACAATCCATTTAAGATGCAGAGATGAGTAAATCCAAGTCTGCTATTCAACACATGAAAAATATGGAAAGCGATGTTGACATTGCGTGCTCTATTGGTAAGCATACAGCAGAACAGAGTAGCACCTTTAGCATGGAAGTTGGGATTTTATTATTGACTTTTATAAATTGTTTTAGCAAAGGATCCTAAGCGAAAGCCTTTGTCAAAGGAGTTACAGAAGGAAGAGAATACCTTGAAACAGTGCGTAGAGAAGCTTAAATTAGTTGAAGCAAATAGAGTTGTACTTGTCTCTCATTTAAAAGAAGCTTTGCATGAGCAGGTAAATTTTGATGCTGTTCAATGTACTTGATAGTTTTCTTTATGATTCATGCAGTTTTGTTCCTAACTGCGTCTTGTTGCTGTTGCTTGTGGATACTTGTACCAGGAAGCGGACCTTGATTATCAAGGTTACCAGGAAGTTTCTGTACCTTTATTATTTTGTTGAAAGCTTGTTATTATCCCCTTTCTTTGAAATTCTTACTTTTGATAATTCTTTTCAGTATGATTTTACCTGTTGCTATGCAAGGCATCTATTCTTGAGTCATACTCTTGACCTTTTCAATCTTAAAGAGTTTTCCTCTTTTTTCCTCCTGGTTTAAATTTAGATAAGCTGTGTTCTTTGGAGTCCTGTTttctaatttgaattttaatcTACACATGCCAACTGTTTCTCTTTGGTAGATTCTAATCATGAAATTTCCAAGTTATTGCAGAGAGCAGGCTTCTAGTACATCTAGCAAAGCAGTGTCTGGTGACATGTCCAGTGATGAAAAAAAATCAGGTATGCAGTATGAGCAGTAATTGCTTTTctccttattatttatttaatagtATCAAATAACTGTGGTATTGAAATTAGTcaatatttaaaatatcttttgcCCATTCTTTCAGAGACAGATTTCTACTAGAGCTTTAATGCCCCCTCCTCGCCCCTCAAACAAGAAGCTGTCAAGGTGTAAATATATCAACCATTTTAAAATATCCCCATTTTAAAATGGTGAATCTTATGATAACTATGAACATGGTTATGACAACACTTAAAAAGTATAGTTTTTAACTTGCCCTTCCAGTTTTTTTCCCTCTTTCCATCAtgaatattttgtttgattcGCTTTTGTAATAGTATGAAACTGCATAAACTCTTTCAGTGTCATCGTCTTCATTAATGGTGCGAATGGAGCAAGTCAGAAGAGAACGAGCCACCAATGATGGCAGCATGCGTTCAAGTCTGCTACCCATCTCACTGTGTTGCTTTGGAAGCTTAGATGCAATCTCATAAGCTGACATGCCTAACGAACTCTCTGCCTTTGATATGATCTCAAACAAGTTCATATCAATAGCAGCGTTCAAGATTGCAGGAAACACCTAAGCAAATGCGAACGAAGCAGCTTTGGTGAAAGCATCATCGTACTCCTCCTTGGTGGTTGAACTCATCATATTCATATATGCTACCTACTTTAATTATTAGTCTTTAATTAACCAACTCTAATTTAGTGTATGTAGTAGTCAGTAGTCcctcatcatatatatatatatatatatatatatatatcatgctaAGAGATTTCTTATTCCATAAGATTTGACTACATGctcttttaattaaatatttatttgtgatgaattatagttgatgtatcaacacACTTTAATGTATGATTGTTACCTAATATTATAATTGATGTATtaatacactttgtttatgttttgaattatattaacttgcttgtttatagtacttttcttttagtttgataatacgatgaatttgtttattttttgaaatattataaatattcgaatataaattagataaaaatttgtattaaatttatatttattttgtatgaaaacaagtttattttgcaattagaaaaataaaaaaattttattttatcttactgacggatttacagacggattttctgtctgtaatcagaacgtgagatgattttccaaagttcaaattacagacggaaaatccgtctgtaattacagacggaaaatccatcggaaagttcgtcgcctttggaaaatggatagaaaatttacagaggaaaaatccgtcggtaactggtaaaaatccatctgtaatttttcgacggaaaaaaatccgtcggtaaataatttccgacggggcttttacagagggacaaaatctgtCGATAATTTCGTcagtaaccaaaaatccgtctgtaataaagaccaaATCCGTctataaatctgtctgtattaatcaattttctagttgtgattcgttttttttttgttagcaGGAAATAAAGGAACACagaaaataataaatacaaaaatctatttggttatgaaaaaaattataaaaatagatGATTTGTATACATGTTTTGGTTTTTTCAGCAGAAGCAAAACTAAGCCACATAAATATTTGCCTTACTACTTTTTCATACTATCACTACCAATNNNNNNNNNNNNNNNNNNNNNNNNNNNNNNNNNNNNNNNNNNNNNNNNNNNNNNNNNNNNNATCGTAAATTTAAACTCTTTTAAAAATTAtcattagttaataaattattatatatataaaattaaatttaaaatttttaaaatttacttGAACGAACTAGTTAAATAACTACAAGATCTATCCATTCAAATTGGTTATTATCACGTAATATATATCACCACTATCAGCCACCAGTcaatgtttttatatttttttatttttacatctTGATTCACAACCAAATATAATAAAgagtttttttctttattttatgtttcatCCAAACCTACTACAAAGAAATGAAATGCATTGTAATACTAACGTTATTATTATGATGGGAAGGAAGAAAAGTATAACAAAGTCATGACACTAACGTTaacgttattattattattactacccaaaaaaaataacaaagtCATGACATGAAATGATGAGCAAGTATGTCGACATATATAATCCATGCTTGGTTAGTCAAAGTTCAAAGCTTCACTCATGGGAATCGGCTTCTCCACCAACCATCAACTAGAATTGTAGATTGACCACGTCATCACATTATCACACATTCAATCactgaatttaaaaaatttaatgagTAGAGACAACACTACAAAAGAGGCGGGAAATAGCGCCTGTTTTTTTCTTGATtcgcggcggttttaaaccgccgcaaaatcaagTGCCGGCGGTTAATAGAATCGCCATGGATATGGGTGCCGGGACTGGGTTTGGCGGCGGTTTTCACAAACCGCTGGTATAACCGCCGCCATATCAAAATTTTGCGGCACACAATATAAAACCGCCGCCAAATGACTCTGACACGGTTTACTTCTTATTTACTGGCGGTTTTCAAACCGCCGCAAGTTAGCACGATATGTCCAAATTTCCACAAgtttagcggcggttttaaaaTGCCGCCAAATAGGACATTACTTTCACTCAATGTTACCGGCGGTTGCAAACCGCCGCCAGATCTAAAAGTTTCTATAATCTCTGAATCCAAACAgaggcggtttaaaaccgccgccaatttaagaaaaaaaaaagaaattacttTCACTCAATGTTACCGGCGGTTGCAAACCGCCGCCAAATCTAGAAGTTTCTACACTTTTTAAATCCAAACAgaggcggtttaaaaccgccgccaatttaagaaaaaaaaaatttcggtcTTTCAAAAAAACCTGCCCAATTTATTTAAagtattattgaattatttttttaattctttttatatttattattattttaagagtgagtattttcaacaaaaatagaaGCTAAACTTGTAGCAAAAACAAAATTGACTATATAAGCAAAACAAAGTTATATATCCATCAAAATACGAAGTAAATAAATCTATTTCGTAGAGTTGCTCAGTCTAATTCAATAAAATGTTTGCTTCAATGCAAAATAACTCCAATCCTAATATTCTATTTTTACTCTATCATTCCACGAAACCCGTCCCTGCAGCGATTTCTGGGGGAAGCTCCTCACCCTGCCGTTGAAACAAATAAATCAGAGCGCTCTCCATCGCcttcatctttttcttatctGATGCTGCCTCATCCTCCATCGCCTTTCTCTTCAACTTCTCGCCTTCCAACTCTGCCTGCAGTTCAAGCAGCTTCCTCTGGGTCTCTTCTTGTTGGACTCCGTTGCCAGACGCATGTGAATTCGGACCGAAGAGTTGGCTAGGAGTTGGTCCAAAACCCACACCACGTACTCTACCCGGTTTCTCTTTTCCAAAAACCTGAGCAATGGAATCATTTTGAGACAACATTCTGGAAGACTCATCCTGTTGCTCAATCTCCTCAATTTTTTC from Arachis ipaensis cultivar K30076 chromosome B09, Araip1.1, whole genome shotgun sequence includes these protein-coding regions:
- the LOC110266849 gene encoding uncharacterized protein LOC110266849 encodes the protein MGKSWKETRLRLYDRFYEPTFTTEQNLENRPPGIDREHWRWFLDYRAEPETKGKCKKNVVNRSKQQYTHTGSSKSFARRIEEESEEQGRIVGRGELWIKVHKKKDGSYINDEARAIGEKIEEIEQQDESSRMLSQNDSIAQVFGKEKPGRVRGVGFGPTPSQLFGPNSHASGNGVQQEETQRKLLELQAELEGEKLKRKAMEDEAASDKKKMKAMESALIYLFQRQGEELPPEIAAGTGFVE